The DNA window TACAAAGAATTTTTACACTATCAGTAGTATATGTTAACATGTTATAGCACGTAACCTGCCTATTTTCCGTGTACGTGAAAATAGGCACAGCCTTCACTTCTTTGATGCCCATGCAACTGAAATAGGACTTCTAACTTTCTGGTATTTATCTCTAGAGTTGATCCACATCAATTGTCCTTCTGCAAAGCTTCTCCTTTGAGTCCCAATTCTCTTCCTTGATATAAACCAAACTCTGTAACTTAAACTTTGATTAACATGTTTAAATACCAGACGTCGCGGTTTAACTCTCACTTTAACTCCTTCTGGTGCCACAATTTCAACTGAGTAGATTGAATTATGACTCCCCACATTTGTCACTCTCCTTGTGATCATTTTTCTCGTTTTTCCTGCCTTAAAGATTACGGAAATAGAGGGGTAATTGAGGCTAAAACCCCTGTTTTTCTGTAAAACGTCGTGGCAGCTGACATTCTTGTGAGTAATGCTGAAGATTTCTGAGTTTTTGTAACCAATAGTGCAAAGGTGAGTGATATAGTCATTTGCATTAATGTCATATATCAATCCGGGATCATCGGATCTTCCAGGATTTACATGTCCAGCTCCTATGGCGAAAAGTCCAGCTCGTGTGTCACCATCCATGATTGGTTTTCCTTGGTGGTTTGTTGTGTCTGCAGTTGTCATTAGCGCGGACTTGATTGCAGCTGGTGACCATTTAGGATGAATTGAATGGAGTAGTGCAGCAATGCCACTAACATGAGGACAAGCCATTGAAGTTCCTGATAAGACAGTGAAGTTTACTCTTCTTGAATCCTCAGCCAGGCCACTAGGGCCTAGATTTTGTGGCCAAGCAGCGATTATGTTGACACCTGGAGCAGAGACGGATTCAAGATTCTGAGTTCTACGAAGATATAGGTTCAAAAAATAACATTACACTAgttattaaagtttttttcaCATGCATATAAAAAGAGCATCCCATGTTCACGCATGGTCTGGTGAAGGGCTTCGCCCTTAAAGAGTGTGATGTAAGCAGTCTACCTTGATTCAAGCATCAGTGACAGATTCCACGGCTCGAATCCCTAACCTGTTGGTCACATTGCTATCTATgatctaaataaataattgtggGTTCAATAAAAACTGACCTGGAGCAATCACATCAGGTTTGAGAACTGAAGGATCAGTAAAACTTGGACCCCTTGAAGAAAATTGTGCTACAGCAGGTGCACTAGATTTTCCTATAACTGTTCCTCCAAATATAATTCGAGCTGTTGGTTTTCTCGTTGAGTTCATATAGCTTTGCAACTGAATTGATTCGTCGAAACCAATCAATGTTGCAGGTAGGACATGTACGTCGACAGAATCCTCCTCCATATTTACTGCTGTATTTGCTAGGATCATGGCAACACCACCTGATTCTTTAACAACTTGACCTTTCTCTGCTCTTCCATTAACTCCACGATCACATACAACGATTTTTCCACGGACTTTTGCTCTTGGAAGAGACCCTCTTAAGCAAAATTCACTTCCATTATCACCGTCATTGAGATAAACAATCTCAAGAACTTTCTGAGAATTATGAACTTGTTTGCCCGGGTACAAGGATTCTCCATACACATACTTGCCATTACCTGTTGGAAAATATGAATGAGGGACACATAATTTAGGCTGGAAACACGcaaaatatcattttaagaaacaaaatgtgACATACCTAGCTGAATTATTGCTGGAAATTTCCTGTCAAGTGTGCTAGCACCAATAGTGGCAATCCAAGGAGCCACATTTGCTACTGAACTTGGAATTGGACCATTATTTCCTGCAGCACATATAACTGAAACTCCACGTTCCATAGCTCGAAAACTGCCAATAGCAATAGTATCCTCATAAAGTGGAACAGGGAAACCACCAATTGAAAGAGACAATATGTCTACTCCATCTCTAATAGCTACATCCATTGCTGCAAGTATATCAGAACTATAACAACCACTGGACCAACAAACTTTGTATATCGCGATATGAGCACCAGGGGCCATCCCTCGAGCTTCTCCTGCTCCATTTCCAAGCACACTCGCCATTGGAACGGGAGCTCCCCCTGCAGTAGATGCTGTATGTGTACCATGTCCTTGAGAATCTCGAGGCGATACATAATCCTCCATAAAATCTATTGATTTTGATGTCTTTGATGCCATCATGTGTCCTATCTGGAAAAACCTTGCACCAATAAGCTTGCGATTGCAacttgaagaattgaagttttttccTTCATGGCAGATACCTTTCCATTTCTTTGGAATAGGAGACATTCCATGATCAACAAAACTTGGACTTTCTGGCCAAATTCCAGTATCAAGAACTCCAATGATCGCGCCTCGACCAAATCCAGACTTTAACCAAGTAccttattagaaaaaaaaagacacaaAGACAGTATAAAAGTAAGTAAGAAGAAAGGCTCCGAGGCACGAAATCAAATTCCCCTAAGATACAACAACAAGTCCACTATATATTGCAAATTGACTTAACCAAGTGGTTATAGAGATGAAAGAAGGCTATTGACAAACATGTCCCTTAAATTTAAAGCTTAAAAATTCAAGTCTTAAATGAAATACATAGAAAATATCTATTAGCAGAGTTGAAGGGAACCAATGGGGTTCGGTTGAATCCCCTTggttgaaatatttttactaCGAAAACAAGGTAAAGACAAATCCTTTTTGTTATATATGAACTGTTGAATCACATTGACATAAGAAATGACTCCAGAGCAGTTGAAAGGGGGTTTAAGAATTTTCCTTAATTCACAAGTTTAAATCCTACGTGTGACACTCCAGACTagtcttttaataaataaagcgTTATGACTCATTGTTTCctcaactttatatatattacaaaCTATGTAACATACCTTCCTTTGTAGGACTAAGTCCTAAGAACTTGTAAGAATAAGTTGTTTGAACCTCAAGCTTCCTCTCCGGATATATCGATAACACATTATTCGATTTCTTCAGTGCCTTTAGCTCATTTTCAGATAGAAGAGCTGCAAAACCTTCAAATGCAGAATGGTAAGAGTACAAAAGGCGAGAACTCGAGTTTTCGCCTGAGGAAatgaaattttcaagaaatgaaAGGTGCCACTGAAGTTTAGAACTAAAAGGGGTTCTTGTTGATGCATGTTGTGGATGTAATTGTACTATATAAGTTTGCAAATTTTGAGCTTGTAGCAGGGGAATAAAACAGAGTAGAAAACAGAGAAAATAGAATTGGAAATTGAGTTccattgaattatatttgaagttgaataatggaATGTTTGTTGATATAATTTGATGGGGGTATTTAAAGGGGTTGGACAGAattcaaaattagaattttgagACATGTTTgtgaaacaaaagaagaaactCGTGAAATTTAAGAGCTCCTCTTCACGAGGTGCTGATCAAGATTTCAAAAAGTCCAGAAACATtcccaacttttttttttaaaaaaaaaaaaactggttTTCTGTTGTATGTCTGGATTCCAACTAAATTCAAATTCGCACAAGTTAACTTACACATATGGTAAAAATTCGTCAAATTCGTATAGAGTGCATAGGGTGAAGATAAAGCACTTGGAATCATATCTTGAATCTAAGACCACTGATTAAAGATAAATGAATAttactaaatttgaattcgcaCAAAATAATTTACACATAGGGTAAAGATTCGTCAAATTCGTATAGAGTGCATAAGGTGAAGATAAATCACTCTAAATCATATCTTGAATCTAAGACCACTGATTAAAGATAAATGAATACTTACTGATCCACTACATCCTTGTTGGTAATAAATTTGTAGTATATTGGAAAGAAATTTTTAGAACGTGAAGATTTTgttcatttaatattttcaattgttaaacattttttttttcatggcACACGCTCCACTTCACCGTTGCCTTTATAAATTGTTAAGCATTGAATTGAGTCACGCCCAGCTTCTACGTAAAATATTGGCACATCATTTGAGGCTccttttgaaacaaaaaaaactatatgTAACTGTTCATGACATGTATAATTAACTAACCTAAAAAAACAAGATACAGTAATCTGCTATCACATGTTAAAATACACTGATAAATTATGCTATCTTTCCCAGAAAATGAGGGATTAGATAAGCAAAGGGAGAGTGAGAAtgattaaatttcaaaagttcGAATATCACACAGGAAAGTAAGTGAGAAACCACTAGTAGACTATTAGAAGAATCTGAGTTTGAATAACAAATAGTATTAAAAAGGATTCATACTAAATCATCACACTAATTACAATTGCATATTCAAGTCATATAAGTTACCAGCCTTAAAACTGCCAATCCCACAAAAAAGGTGGGGATCTTTTTTAGGCTATTTTCTCACTTCTCCGATCATGCTATTGAAAAACTCACTTCATCGATCTATTCAGACCGCCAGTTCTTTTCCTATGAGAGTATCTATTGGTACATTCAACATTTGGAGGAAAGAACTGTCAATGTAATCATAATCATGCCTGAATAAAGTTGCTCCTTGTCGCCTGAGCACAGCGCCTTCCTATGCTACAACATTTGGTATACTATAACATGCAACAGCAGAAGTTAGTCCAGTAATGTGTCCATGTCCTCTTGCGATTCTTGTCTGAAATAACTAATAGTTCAAGCACGTCTTTTCTTCAAAATGTACTACTCGTTCTCATAGCTTGAAAGACGAGCATCTGACAAAACAGTGAAAAGTTGTGTATCCACAAAATGCTGCATAACAAGGAAGAGAATAAATCAAAGGAAAGAAATGTTGGGAGTCGATGAGCAGAAAGGGATAGATAAGTACAGCCATCAGCGACATCGCATTGATGAACTAATAATCTCGACTCAAATAGGACTTGCTAGGTC is part of the Solanum stenotomum isolate F172 chromosome 8, ASM1918654v1, whole genome shotgun sequence genome and encodes:
- the LOC125874296 gene encoding subtilisin-like protease SBT1.2; this translates as MELNFQFYFLCFLLCFIPLLQAQNLQTYIVQLHPQHASTRTPFSSKLQWHLSFLENFISSGENSSSRLLYSYHSAFEGFAALLSENELKALKKSNNVLSIYPERKLEVQTTYSYKFLGLSPTKEGTWLKSGFGRGAIIGVLDTGIWPESPSFVDHGMSPIPKKWKGICHEGKNFNSSSCNRKLIGARFFQIGHMMASKTSKSIDFMEDYVSPRDSQGHGTHTASTAGGAPVPMASVLGNGAGEARGMAPGAHIAIYKVCWSSGCYSSDILAAMDVAIRDGVDILSLSIGGFPVPLYEDTIAIGSFRAMERGVSVICAAGNNGPIPSSVANVAPWIATIGASTLDRKFPAIIQLGNGKYVYGESLYPGKQVHNSQKVLEIVYLNDGDNGSEFCLRGSLPRAKVRGKIVVCDRGVNGRAEKGQVVKESGGVAMILANTAVNMEEDSVDVHVLPATLIGFDESIQLQSYMNSTRKPTARIIFGGTVIGKSSAPAVAQFSSRGPSFTDPSVLKPDVIAPGVNIIAAWPQNLGPSGLAEDSRRVNFTVLSGTSMACPHVSGIAALLHSIHPKWSPAAIKSALMTTADTTNHQGKPIMDGDTRAGLFAIGAGHVNPGRSDDPGLIYDINANDYITHLCTIGYKNSEIFSITHKNVSCHDVLQKNRGFSLNYPSISVIFKAGKTRKMITRRVTNVGSHNSIYSVEIVAPEGVKVRVKPRRLVFKHVNQSLSYRVWFISRKRIGTQRRSFAEGQLMWINSRDKYQKVRSPISVAWASKK